From a single Agrobacterium tumefaciens genomic region:
- a CDS encoding MFS transporter, producing MTAITMNDALERAGAGAYQRRLMGIFGLVWAADAMQVLAVGFTAASIAATFGLTVPQALQTGTAFFFGMLLGAAGFGRLADRYGRRRVLIVTVACDALFGVLSIFSPDFTILLILRFLTGAAVGGTLPVDYAMMAEFLPAKNRGRWLVFLEGFWAVGTLIVALAAWGASLAGVADAWRYIFAVTAFPAVLGLGLRFLVPESPLYLLRSGRLEEAKAVVNRMLVTNGRAPLDAATGLFQPDVAKGQGIFSPALRQRSMMILTIWFLVSVSYYGVFTWMPAKLAGDGFGFVRGYGFLVLVALAQIPGYALAAYGVEKWGRKPTLIGFCLLSALGCLLFTLASGGAMIAASLLIMSFALLGTWGALYAFTPELYPTESRATGMGAAGAMARLGGLLAPSLLGYAIAQGFGVAIGIFAGLLVLAAIAATMINAETRQVALT from the coding sequence ATGACGGCGATTACCATGAACGATGCGCTGGAGCGCGCGGGCGCAGGCGCCTATCAGCGGCGGCTGATGGGCATTTTCGGCCTCGTCTGGGCGGCGGATGCCATGCAGGTTCTGGCGGTTGGTTTCACCGCCGCCTCGATTGCCGCAACCTTTGGCCTGACGGTGCCGCAGGCGCTGCAGACCGGAACGGCGTTCTTCTTCGGCATGTTGCTGGGGGCTGCCGGTTTTGGGCGGCTGGCGGATCGTTATGGCCGTCGCCGAGTGCTGATTGTCACCGTGGCCTGTGATGCCCTGTTCGGCGTGCTTTCGATATTTTCGCCAGATTTCACCATTCTGCTCATCCTGCGTTTTCTCACCGGTGCCGCCGTGGGCGGCACGCTGCCGGTGGATTATGCGATGATGGCCGAGTTCCTGCCTGCCAAAAATCGCGGCCGCTGGTTGGTCTTTCTGGAAGGCTTCTGGGCCGTCGGGACGCTGATCGTGGCGCTGGCGGCCTGGGGCGCCAGCCTCGCCGGCGTCGCCGATGCCTGGCGTTATATTTTTGCCGTGACGGCCTTTCCGGCCGTCCTTGGTCTTGGGCTTCGCTTTCTGGTGCCGGAATCGCCGCTTTACCTGCTGCGTAGCGGGCGATTGGAGGAAGCCAAGGCCGTCGTCAACCGTATGCTGGTGACGAATGGCCGTGCGCCGCTCGATGCCGCGACCGGACTTTTCCAGCCTGACGTGGCCAAGGGGCAGGGGATATTTTCACCGGCGCTCCGGCAGCGCAGCATGATGATCCTCACCATCTGGTTTCTCGTCTCCGTTTCCTATTACGGCGTTTTTACCTGGATGCCGGCGAAGCTGGCGGGAGACGGTTTCGGCTTTGTGCGCGGTTACGGTTTCCTCGTACTGGTGGCGCTGGCGCAGATTCCCGGTTATGCGCTTGCCGCCTATGGTGTTGAAAAATGGGGTCGCAAGCCGACGCTGATCGGTTTTTGCCTGCTCTCCGCGCTTGGATGCCTGCTTTTCACGCTCGCTTCCGGCGGCGCGATGATTGCCGCCTCGCTTCTCATCATGAGCTTTGCGCTGCTCGGCACCTGGGGCGCGCTTTATGCCTTTACGCCGGAGCTCTACCCGACGGAATCACGGGCGACCGGCATGGGGGCTGCAGGCGCCATGGCAAGGCTGGGTGGCCTGCTGGCCCCGTCTCTGCTCGGTTATGCCATTGCGCAGGGCTTTGGCGTCGCGATCGGCATATTTGCCGGGCTGCTGGTGCTGGCAGCCATCGCGGCCACGATGATCAATGCGGAAACGCGGCAGGTGGCGTTGACCTGA
- a CDS encoding NUDIX domain-containing protein translates to MNDETTERQARPFHMRVFIRFLHFVFLLTRGATLGVRAACFDENGRIFMVRHTYLPGWYLPGGGVERGETLLAALHKEIREEGNLEAASKPELFHVYLNLEGSNRDHVALYRLDVIQTRPKKPDHEIAESGFFDLSALPEGVTPATHRRLAELAGKAAVTDHW, encoded by the coding sequence GTGAATGACGAGACAACCGAGCGACAGGCCCGTCCGTTCCATATGCGTGTCTTCATCCGCTTTCTGCATTTCGTTTTCCTGCTCACGCGGGGCGCCACGCTTGGGGTGCGTGCGGCCTGTTTCGATGAAAATGGCAGGATTTTTATGGTGCGGCACACCTATCTGCCCGGCTGGTATCTGCCGGGCGGTGGCGTGGAGCGCGGCGAAACCCTGCTTGCGGCGCTGCACAAGGAAATCCGCGAGGAAGGCAATCTCGAAGCGGCTTCAAAGCCTGAGCTTTTCCACGTCTATCTCAATCTGGAAGGCAGCAATCGCGACCATGTCGCGCTTTACCGGCTTGATGTCATCCAGACCCGGCCGAAAAAGCCGGATCATGAAATTGCCGAAAGTGGTTTTTTCGACCTTTCGGCTTTGCCTGAAGGGGTGACACCCGCCACCCACCGCCGCCTTGCGGAACTTGCCGGCAAAGCGGCGGTTACCGATCACTGGTAA
- a CDS encoding MBL fold metallo-hydrolase: protein MPSRRSLLKGAASAIFAAPFVAPAAAFAKAPLAATQAPGFYRLMVGKVEVTALSDGVIALPLAKIYTNTTPEHAAKVLRDAFLPEETPTSVNAFLVNTGDRLVLIDAGTGTYLGPSLGRLVANIEASGYKADEIDDIILTHIHTDHSGGLSADGKRVFANATLRVNAREAAFWLDEAKAKAAPEALKKGYAEAKESIQPYIDAGKFETFSDNAAPVSGLGSILYAGHTPGHSGIVVESDGQKIVFWGDITHGDILQFDEPDVAIEFDVDQKAAVIARDLAFKQAVEGRYLVAGAHIAFPGIGHVRTDSTNYDWLPVNYTTL from the coding sequence ATGCCATCACGCCGCTCACTTCTCAAAGGCGCTGCCAGTGCCATCTTCGCCGCCCCTTTCGTTGCCCCCGCCGCCGCATTCGCCAAGGCACCCTTGGCCGCCACTCAGGCACCCGGCTTTTATCGGCTGATGGTCGGCAAGGTGGAAGTCACCGCCCTTTCGGACGGCGTCATCGCGCTGCCGCTCGCCAAAATCTACACCAACACGACGCCGGAACATGCGGCCAAGGTGCTAAGGGATGCGTTCCTGCCGGAAGAGACACCGACGTCGGTCAATGCGTTTCTCGTCAACACAGGAGACAGGTTGGTCCTGATCGATGCGGGCACCGGCACCTATCTCGGCCCAAGCCTCGGCAGGCTCGTCGCCAATATCGAGGCCTCCGGTTACAAGGCCGACGAGATAGACGACATTATCCTCACCCATATCCACACGGACCATTCCGGCGGGCTTTCGGCAGATGGCAAACGCGTCTTTGCCAATGCGACGCTCAGGGTCAATGCGCGCGAAGCCGCCTTCTGGCTTGACGAGGCAAAGGCCAAGGCAGCCCCTGAAGCGCTGAAGAAAGGTTATGCCGAAGCCAAGGAAAGCATCCAGCCCTATATCGATGCCGGTAAATTCGAGACCTTCAGCGATAATGCCGCACCGGTCTCCGGTCTCGGCTCGATCCTTTATGCTGGCCATACGCCCGGCCACAGCGGCATCGTTGTCGAAAGCGACGGCCAGAAGATCGTCTTCTGGGGCGATATCACCCATGGCGATATCCTCCAGTTCGATGAGCCTGATGTGGCCATCGAGTTCGACGTCGACCAGAAGGCTGCCGTCATCGCGCGTGATCTGGCGTTCAAACAGGCGGTGGAGGGCAGATATCTGGTGGCCGGCGCGCATATCGCCTTCCCCGGCATCGGCCATGTGCGCACCGACAGCACCAATTACGACTGGCTGCCGGTCAATTATACGACGCTGTAA
- a CDS encoding metallophosphoesterase family protein — translation MFKLAHISDVHLGPLPKLTFRELASKRITGFVNWHRNRRKHLFTDTLEKLLDDLESKSPDHLAITGDLVNLATGIEIRAAADWLEEVGDPEKTSVVPGNHDAYVSGAHDKAMQAWYPYVRGDGDPPEWDDDRKIFPYMRVRGPVALIGCSTSIATPPFSATGYFGNRQARATAELLKKAGEQGLFRVVMIHHPPIRGATAAHKRMFGVRRFAAALGVGGAELVLHGHTHLNTVYWLNTHHGEDHIPVVGISSASQGPGGEKPRAAYNLFHISGGPGTWNVTCERHSLDETGTGVALEDVRVFYENGRPLGFSLPRE, via the coding sequence ATGTTCAAACTTGCGCATATTTCAGACGTCCATTTAGGGCCACTGCCGAAACTCACTTTCCGGGAACTTGCATCCAAGCGTATCACCGGTTTCGTCAACTGGCACCGCAACCGCCGCAAGCATCTCTTCACCGATACGCTGGAAAAACTGCTCGACGATCTCGAGAGCAAATCGCCCGATCATCTGGCTATTACCGGCGATCTCGTCAATCTTGCGACCGGCATTGAAATTCGCGCCGCCGCCGACTGGCTGGAGGAAGTGGGCGATCCTGAAAAGACGTCCGTCGTTCCCGGCAATCATGACGCCTATGTTTCCGGCGCGCACGACAAGGCCATGCAGGCCTGGTACCCCTATGTGCGTGGCGATGGCGACCCGCCGGAATGGGACGACGACCGCAAGATTTTCCCCTATATGCGCGTGCGCGGTCCCGTCGCACTGATCGGCTGCTCCACCTCGATTGCCACACCGCCCTTTTCGGCAACCGGCTATTTCGGCAACCGACAGGCGCGCGCGACGGCGGAGCTTTTGAAAAAAGCCGGCGAACAGGGCCTTTTTCGCGTTGTGATGATCCATCATCCGCCGATCCGGGGCGCCACTGCCGCCCATAAACGCATGTTCGGCGTTCGTCGCTTTGCCGCCGCTCTCGGCGTCGGTGGCGCGGAACTCGTGCTGCACGGTCATACCCATTTGAATACGGTGTACTGGCTGAACACCCATCACGGGGAAGACCACATCCCGGTCGTCGGCATTTCCTCCGCCAGCCAGGGACCGGGCGGTGAAAAACCGCGCGCGGCCTATAATCTCTTTCATATTTCCGGTGGTCCCGGCACCTGGAACGTCACCTGCGAGCGCCATAGTCTTGATGAGACGGGGACGGGCGTGGCGCTGGAGGATGTGCGGGTATTTTATGAAAACGGGCGGCCGCTGGGGTTTTCTTTGCCGAGGGAATAG
- a CDS encoding glutathione S-transferase family protein gives MGMLVEGVWKDVWYDTKETKGHFKRGASQFRNWVTVDGTPGPSGEGGFKAEKDRYHLYVSFACPWAHRTLIFRKLKKLEDLISVSVVDPLMLENGWEFKPEGERTPGATEDHLFGSSTLWQVYTRADPKYSGRVTVPVLWDKQRGTIVSNESAEIIRMFNSAFNDLTGSNADYYPAALRAEIDALNDVICDTVNNGVYKAGFATTQDAYQQNAVKVFETLDMLEDRLKDRRFLFGAEQTEADWRLFTTLVRFDPVYVGHFKCNIRRIHDYPHLTGYLRDLYQTPGVPDTVDMRHIKEHYYRSHRTINPTGIVPVGPELDLTMAHGRETLA, from the coding sequence ATGGGCATGCTGGTGGAAGGCGTATGGAAAGACGTCTGGTACGACACCAAGGAAACCAAGGGGCATTTCAAGCGCGGCGCCTCACAATTCCGCAACTGGGTGACGGTCGACGGCACCCCCGGCCCTTCGGGCGAAGGCGGTTTCAAGGCGGAGAAGGATCGCTACCACCTCTATGTCTCCTTCGCCTGCCCCTGGGCGCACCGGACCCTGATCTTCCGCAAGCTGAAAAAGCTGGAAGACCTGATCTCGGTTTCCGTTGTCGATCCGCTGATGCTGGAAAATGGCTGGGAATTCAAGCCTGAGGGCGAACGCACCCCGGGCGCGACGGAGGACCACCTGTTCGGCTCTTCCACGCTCTGGCAGGTCTACACCCGGGCGGACCCCAAATATTCGGGCCGCGTCACCGTGCCGGTGCTCTGGGACAAACAGCGTGGCACCATCGTCTCCAATGAATCGGCGGAAATCATCCGCATGTTCAACTCTGCCTTCAACGACCTTACCGGATCGAACGCGGATTATTATCCCGCAGCGCTGCGCGCCGAGATCGATGCGCTGAACGACGTGATCTGTGACACCGTCAATAACGGCGTCTACAAGGCCGGTTTCGCCACCACGCAGGATGCTTATCAGCAGAATGCCGTGAAGGTGTTTGAAACGCTTGATATGCTGGAAGATCGCCTGAAAGACAGACGCTTCCTGTTCGGTGCGGAGCAGACGGAAGCGGACTGGCGCCTGTTCACGACGCTGGTGCGGTTCGACCCTGTCTATGTCGGTCATTTCAAATGCAATATCCGCCGCATCCACGACTATCCGCACCTGACGGGTTACCTGCGCGACCTTTACCAGACGCCGGGCGTTCCTGACACGGTGGATATGCGCCACATCAAGGAGCATTATTACCGCAGCCACCGTACCATCAACCCTACCGGCATCGTGCCCGTCGGACCCGAGCTGGACCTGACCATGGCCCATGGCCGCGAGACGCTTGCCTGA
- a CDS encoding GNAT family N-acetyltransferase: MSKHDLVYLTEDASHDAIIDVINEEAFGPGRHTRAAARIREQGPHDRSLSFVCADDGETIASVRMTPVLAGDVKGHMLGPLAVRPSHKNMGIGRELVRIAIAAARRKGSEAVILIGDPPYYMPLGFEKVAYAALDFPGPVDPNRVLVVPVGDDVHQRLKGRIGWRKCEAVMPAAAAEDEGFEEPLRVYG, from the coding sequence ATGTCCAAGCACGATCTTGTCTACCTCACCGAGGACGCGTCGCACGACGCCATCATCGACGTCATCAACGAAGAAGCATTTGGTCCCGGCCGGCACACCCGTGCGGCAGCACGCATCCGTGAGCAGGGGCCGCATGACCGGTCGCTGTCCTTCGTCTGCGCCGATGACGGCGAAACCATTGCTTCGGTGCGCATGACGCCGGTTCTGGCGGGCGATGTGAAGGGCCATATGCTTGGCCCGCTTGCCGTTCGGCCCTCGCACAAGAACATGGGCATCGGCCGGGAACTCGTTCGGATCGCCATCGCGGCTGCCCGGCGGAAGGGTTCCGAAGCCGTGATCCTGATCGGCGATCCGCCCTATTACATGCCGCTCGGTTTCGAGAAGGTCGCTTATGCGGCGCTCGATTTTCCGGGACCGGTCGACCCGAACCGCGTGCTGGTGGTGCCTGTCGGTGACGATGTGCACCAGCGGCTGAAGGGCAGGATCGGCTGGCGCAAATGCGAGGCCGTGATGCCGGCCGCTGCGGCGGAAGATGAGGGTTTTGAGGAGCCGCTCAGGGTTTACGGCTGA